In Lactiplantibacillus paraplantarum, the following proteins share a genomic window:
- a CDS encoding IS3 family transposase codes for MCQEVGIKRRSYYKWLNRTLTANERLNDELVKFMLKLEISHNYIFGVETLVMHINEETEYHVNAKRIRRLMQVNHIKSSIRISKHDRKAEYKEMMSANIIKHDFNQEESNKVWTTDCTELKYGNQSLNKLRLSAIKDLHDHSIVAWAIDDTETTTLVTATVNKAMKSNDLAANELILHTDQGSAYTSLEFNRALNSYGICHSMSRPGTPGDNAPMESFWSHLKDEDLSFKTALTKEELLQNITKAIDWYNNGRRQKSLKGMTPTECRNHALRFKAS; via the coding sequence TTGTGTCAAGAAGTCGGGATCAAGCGGAGGTCATATTATAAATGGTTGAACCGGACATTAACCGCTAATGAACGACTAAATGATGAGCTAGTTAAATTCATGCTTAAATTAGAAATTAGCCATAATTATATATTTGGTGTTGAAACCTTAGTTATGCACATCAACGAAGAGACTGAGTACCATGTGAATGCCAAACGTATCAGAAGATTAATGCAAGTTAACCATATCAAATCATCGATTCGCATTAGTAAACATGATCGTAAAGCGGAATATAAAGAAATGATGTCAGCCAATATCATCAAGCATGATTTTAATCAGGAAGAATCTAATAAGGTTTGGACAACCGACTGTACTGAATTAAAATACGGTAATCAAAGTCTCAACAAACTACGACTTAGTGCCATCAAGGATTTACACGATCACAGTATCGTTGCCTGGGCGATCGATGATACCGAAACGACAACACTGGTGACAGCAACTGTTAATAAAGCAATGAAAAGTAATGACCTGGCCGCCAACGAATTAATTTTACACACTGACCAAGGTTCGGCCTATACATCATTAGAATTCAATCGGGCCCTTAATAGCTATGGCATTTGCCATAGCATGTCAAGACCGGGGACACCTGGAGACAACGCGCCTATGGAGAGTTTCTGGAGTCATTTAAAAGATGAGGACTTAAGTTTTAAAACCGCATTGACCAAAGAAGAATTACTTCAAAACATTACCAAAGCAATTGACTGGTACAACAACGGTCGACGTCAAAAGTCATTAAAAGGCATGACCCCGACAGAATGTCGAAATCATGCCCTCCGATTTAAAGCATCATAA